One Rissa tridactyla isolate bRisTri1 chromosome 1, bRisTri1.patW.cur.20221130, whole genome shotgun sequence DNA segment encodes these proteins:
- the HEBP1 gene encoding heme-binding protein 1, whose protein sequence is MLGMIKNSLLSTVEAWPYRVLSKGEKEQLSYEERACEGGCFAAVEVVGKPFDEASKEGVLKLLKYVGGTNDKGVGMGMTAPVSITAFPAEDGSLQHKVKVSLRIPSQFQANPPCPSDESVKIEERQEMTIYSTQFGGYAKEVDYVNYAAQLKSALGSEVAYRKDFYFCSGYDPPMKPYGRRNEVWFVKE, encoded by the exons ATGCTGGGCATGATCAAGAACTCCCTGCTGAGCACGGTGGAGGCATGGCCTTACCGGGTGCTGAGCAAGGGGGAGAAG GAGCAGCTCAGCTACGAGGAGAGGGCGTGCGAGGGCGGGTGTTTTGCGGCGGTGGAGGTGGTGGGGAAGCCGTTTGACGAAGCCTCGAAGGAAGGGGTACTCAAGCTCCTCAAGTATGTCGGAGGAACCAACGACAAGG GGGTTGGAATGGGCATGACTGCTCCTGTCTCCATCActgcttttcctgctgaagaTGGCTCCTTACAGCACAAAGTTAAGGTCTCTCTGCGGATCCCGAGCCAGTTTCAAGCCAACCCTCCTTGTCCTAGCGATGAAAGCGTTAAGATTGAAGAGAGACAGGAGATGACCATTTATTCCAC GCAGTTTGGTGGCTATGCCAAAGAGGTGGATTACGTGAACTATGCTGCCCAGCTGAAGTCTGCTCTGGGGAGTGAAGTTGCCTACCGCAAGGATTTCTACTTCTGCAGTGGTTACGACCCCCCTATGAAGCCTTATGGGCGACGCAATGAGGTCTGGTTTGTGAAAGAGTGA
- the LOC128915062 gene encoding retinoic acid-induced protein 3-like, translating into MATSAPPGCGSIHADYYRLCDTQEAWGIVLESLAAAGVLVTIFLICSLFFLICKVQDNSKRHMISIYFFFLLGTLGIFGLTFAFIIKANDRTLPTRFFLFGVIFALCFSCLLTHACNLNKLVRGRKPFSWVVLLLLIVSFALVQVVINIEYLVTKLVNQRDEFMNMSTEKANKDFVMLLIYVLFLMALTFLVSMFTFCGSYKNWKRHGAHIFVTILFSIAIWVVWITMLTKGNAVLKQNMWDDPVVAIALVSNGWIFLIMYIVPEICFLTAPLKLEDYPPENDFCQPKFLKQTTGVDNRAYTQDEIVQGDLSYSPYSSHFQMKTIEPQNDFSIPRPKARTSPYHDYTGGKGPM; encoded by the exons ATGGCCACGTCGGCTCCCCCAGGCTGCGGCAGTATCCATGCTGACTATTACCGGCTCTGTGACACCCAAGAGGCCTGGGGGATTGTCCTGGAGTCACTGGCTGCAGCTGGTGTCCTCGTCACCATTTTCCTCATCTGCTCGCTCTTCTTTCTCATCTGTAAAGTCCAAGACAACAGCAAGCGGCACATGATCTCcatctatttcttctttctcttagGCACGCTTGGCATTTTTGGTCTCACTTTTGCCTTCATCATTAAAGCCAATGACAGGACTCTCCCGACACGCTTCTTCCTATTTGGAGTCATCTTTGCTCTCTGCTTCTCATGCCTCCTCACCCATGCCTGCAACCTCAACAAACTAGTGAGAGGAAGAAAGCCCTTCTCCTGGGTGGTGTTGCTGCTCCTCATTGTTTCCTTTGCCCTGGTACAAGTTGTGATCAACATTGAATACTTAGTCACCAAGCTAGTAAACCAGAGAGATGAATTTATGAACATGTCTACGGAGAAGGCCAACAAGGACTTTGTCATGCTTTTGATCTACGTGCTCTTCTTGATGGCTCTGACCTTTTTGGTTTCCATGTTCACATTCTGTGGGTCATACAAAAACTGGAAGAGGCACGGGGCACACATCTTTGTCACTATCCTGTTCTCCATTGCCATTTGGGTGGTGTGGATCACTATGCTCACAAAAGGCAACGCAGTTTTAAAGCAGAATATGTGGGATGATCCTGTCGTGGCCATTGCTCTGGTATCCAATGGATGGATCTTCCTGATAATGTATATTGTCCCTGAAATTTGTTTCCTCACTGCCCCTCTGAAGCTGGAGGACTACCCTCCAGAAAATGACTTCTGCCAACCCAAGTTCCTAAAGCAGACAACTGGAGTGGACAACCGTGCCTATACCCAAGATGAAATTGTGCAAG GAGACCTCAGCTACTCCCCATACTCCTCTCACTTTCAGATGAAG ACCATCGAACCCCAGAATGATTTCTCCATTCCTCGGCCCAAGGCCCGAACAAGCCCATACCATGACTACACTGGTGGGAAAGGTCCCATGTAG